In the genome of Aspergillus flavus chromosome 8, complete sequence, one region contains:
- a CDS encoding C6 transcription factor yields MAPSNQDRAVASRGKTYKRGYLACISCRARKVRCVLGDKPPCAKCEREHRECVFEASRKAGKRRQAPRWSLAQGHSSESPKGQRIQGQPSETWHQYRDRSPRVISSVASEPDAHHVTDSDANDNPSLSGRVMSTILARPSDALDVLFDAARPGVGESPSSPARDRDKTQTVVSASGLVSVSGLSHPSEDVLDLWDRCRFVRQGWFTAQEAVTYIDLFYKYLAPLSPVPTVAYSDHRNHEQLIVEEPMLCCTLLMIASRYFVLPGAGGISRSHFIHHRLWQYCELLIRRIMFGQEKYSTAKTRIVGSIESLILISDWNPRSVHFPPETEGWDGELISPAYDRRNRLQTDEDVPLIRWREDVFEPAKRSERMSWMLLGAAVTLGYELGVFSDGYINTPLLANAQAVRVYRARKLLYTYVTQMAVRMGCPSPLPDSILFVADASQANITEPTNRKWEGYMNSWTELTHLMKTASAMFFQSIAHVKQQLLSGHYSTLLQHYASSLTKWHDEFYHSTDTIKTLRPLLLIEYHHLRAYTSALAIQAVVERAVTRGVSWIGETSRESVDACLLPHDQDFIRDVILSSSKVLEIATHMAADGMLRYAPLRTLVCVTSSSVYLLKAISLGVHHTDLQASLHTLDQCIVALRSSGTDDMDFSLRYARLIEKHVDRFRANFVSDRVATMHPDHQRYHLQTPEPLTSTQPDGRPHMHSASSSYPGQQSSDAFATPPMNSWWAQPFDPNIAPFNFNGEGVSIGFELDSLDFLLNLPQVGGE; encoded by the exons ATGGCTCCCAGCAACCAGGACAGGGCAGTTGCTAGTCGCGGCAAGACGTATAAACGCGGGTACCTGGCCTGTATTAGTTGCCGCGCTCGCAAGGTCCGATGTGTTCTCGGTGATAAGCCACCGTGTGCTAAATGCGAGCGGGAACACCGCGAATGTGTGTTTGAGGCGAGCAGAAAGGCGGGGAAACGCCGACAGGCTCCAAGATGGTCACTGGCACAAGGCCATAGCTCAGAGAGCCCGAAAGGACAGAGGATCCAAGGGCAACCATCGGAAACTTGGCATCAGTATAGAGATAGGTCACCAAGGGTGATATCGAGTGTCGCGTCCGAGCCGGACGCACATCATGTAACTGATTCTGACGCCAATGATAATCCATCCCTTTCTGGTCGGGTTATGTCTACAATTTTGGCGCGGCCCAGCGATGCGTTGGATGTGCTTTTCGATGCTGCTCGCCCTGGTGTAGGTGAATCGCCATCCTCCCCGGCGAGGGACCGAGACAAGACCCAAACGGTCGTCTCTGCAAGTGGGCTAGTTTCGGTCTCCGGTCTGTCGCATCCTAGCGAAGACGTTCTCGACCTGTGGGACAGGTGCCGATTTGTACGGCAAGGATGGTTCACGGCACAAGAAGCCGTAACGTATATAGACCT GTTTTACAAATACCTGGCACCACTGTCACCGGTTCCGACAGTGGCATATTCTGATCATAGGAACCATGAGCAGCTGATAGTTGAGGAACCCATGCTCTGCTGCACATTGTTAATGATAGCTTCACGGTACTTTGTTTTACCGGGAGCAGGTGGAATCTCTCGGAGCCATTTTATTCACCACCGGCTGTGGCAGTACTGTGAACTCTTAATCCGCCGTATTATGTTCGGACAGGAAAAGTACTCGACTGCGAAAACCAGGATCGTGGGCTCAATTGAAAGCCTTATATTGATTTCGGATTGGAATCCGCGGTCCGTTCATTTCCCACCTGAGACAGAAGGCTGGGATGGCGAGCTCATCTCACCGGCATACGACCGCCGCAATCGGCTTCAGACCGATGAGGATGTTCCACTTATTAGATGGCGTGAGGATGTCTTTGAACCGGCAAAGCGATCGGAGCGCATGTCGTGGATGCTGCTTGGAGCAGCAGTCACTTTGGGCTACGAGCTGGGCGTATTCTCTGACGGGTATATCAATACGCCCCTGTTGGCCAATGCTCAGGCGGTTCGAGTATATCGAGCCCGGAAGTTGCTCTATACGTATGTCACTCAGATGGCAGTTAGGATGGGCTGCCCGTCTCCTCTCCCCGATAGCATCCTGTTTGTTGCAGACGCATCGCAAGCGAATATAACCGAACCTACGAATAGAAAATGGGAAGGATATATGAATTCATGGACAGAATTGACTCATCTGATGAAAACAGCGTCGGCCATGTTCTTCCAGTCAATCGCGCATGTAAAACAGCAACTATTGTCCGGCCACTACAGTACTCTACTACAACATTATGCATCGTCTTTGACTAAGTGGCATGATGAATTCTATCACTCAACGG ATACGATAAAAACCCTTAGACCATTGTTGTTGATCGAATATCACCACCTCAGAGCCTACACCAGTGCTCTCGCCATTCAGGCCGTGGTGGAACGGGCTGTTACAAGGGGGGTTAGCTGGATTGGCGAAACCAGTCGCGAATCAGTTGATGCATGCCTTCTGCCCCACGACCAAGATTTCATTCGTGATGTTATTCTGAGTAGTAGTAAAGTTCTAGAAATTGCCACTCATATGGCAGCCGACGGCATGCTACGATACGCGCCTTTACGCACTCTTGTGTGTGTCACCTCTTCATCGGTCTATCTCCTCAAGGCCATAAGCCTTGGGGTGCACCATACTGATTTACAGGCCTCTCTCCATACGTTGGATCAATGCATCGTTGCGTTGCGGTCCTCCGGTACTGACGATATGGACTTCTCATTGAGATACGCGAGGTTAATAGAGAAGCACGTCGATCGGTTTCGGGCGAACTTTGTCTCTGACCGTGTCGCGACCATGCATCCAGATCACCAGCGCTATCATCTACAAACACCAGAGCCATTAACCTCAACACAGCCGGATGGCCGGCCCCATATGCACAGTGCATCCAGCAGTTACCCAGGCCAGCAGTCCAGCGATGCTTTCGCTACACCACCGATGAATTCATGGTGGGCCCAGCCGTTTGATCCGAATATTGCCCCTTTCAATTTCAACGGCGAGGGCGTCTCTATAGGATTTGAGTTGGATTCGCTCGATTTCTTGTTAAATTTGCCGCAGGTTGGAGGTGAATGA